The Arachis duranensis cultivar V14167 chromosome 2, aradu.V14167.gnm2.J7QH, whole genome shotgun sequence genome has a window encoding:
- the LOC107473284 gene encoding uncharacterized protein LOC107473284 yields the protein MEAVLGPGDQARAIGAEGAASVASLRGRRRSPQQHARTRPFGGTGGDNAIIMQELRHRVQNLERQLADRERDGQFTDPSYTPSPGSEEEDSHRSRPRRTSASRTEAESTREESPVRRRRNDTIIYSRGRTTRRATRGREDGEGRSDRTRQPVIMGVTPFHRSILEVRLPKHFDKPTDMRYDGTQDPLEHLTTFEARMNLEGVGDEVRCRAFPVTLAGPAIRWFNGLPQSSIYNFSDISRAFLAQFTTRIAKAKHPINLLGVTQRQGEPTRRYLDRFNDECLEIDGLTDSVASLCLTNGLLNENFRKHLTTKPVWTMLEIQTVAKEYINDEEVSRVVAANKRQSGYSQARQSGGDGERAKEKAREEASNKASRPFPRVRKFTNYTPLTLPIVEVYQQIAEKGILPKPRPLKDRTGGNKNLYCDYHKGYGHQTQDCFDLKDALEQAIREGKLAAFSHLIREPRRRYRDQDEEGKTRSAKRRQEPEDRDHGLTVINVVTAKNAAPKSRSAHKKDAKVLAISSPPVQSSKKPPSISFGPEDQWFSDAPENPPMVITARVGTGLVKRILVDTGADSNIMFRNVFDALGLKDADLTTHQHGVIGLGDHFIKPDGVISLPISVGQIQGRRSAMAEFVILRDSTAYNIILGRKTINDFEAIINTKLLVIKFVTDDGSIGTIRGDLETAVACDNASLSLRKKSKEASGVFLADLDARVEDKPRPEPEGDLEKFRIGDEEEKFTFVNKNLPHELKEPLIEMIRANRDLFAWTPADMPGIDPKIISHHLALKAEARPVAQRMRKMSAERAEEVAKQTASLLEAGFIREVDYSTWLSNVVLVRKHNGRWRMCVDYSDLNKACPKDCFPLPNIDALVDAAAGYRYLSFMDAYSGYNQIPMHRPDEDKTAFITPGGTFCYKVMPFGLKNAGATYQRLMNRIFHDLIGKTVEVYVDDILAKTTRPDDLLNDLASVFASLRQHGMRLNPLKCAFAMEADKFLGFMITQRGVEANPEKCQAILQMKSPGCIKDVQRLAGRLTSLSRFLGASATKALPFFNLMKKGMAFEWTPACEEAFQHFKEILVAPPVLGKPKDGEPLYLYLAITSEALAAVLVREDGKAQQPVYFISRALQGAELRYSKLEKLALALLTSSRRLKQYFQSHQVVVRTDQGIRQVLQKPDLAGRMMTWSIELSQYDIRYEPRQAIKAQAMADFLVEVTGDPSEEVGTRWKLHVDGASNQTFGGAGIILESPIGVVYEQSVRFEFPISNNQAEYEALIGGLALAAEVGARRLEICSDSQVVTSQVNGSYQAKDPLLQKYLEKVKSLSQKFEEVTVHHVPRERNTRADLLSKLASTKPGEGNRSLIQGMTREPAITLHMTTLGLSWLDPITNFLEHGKLPSEEKDAAKLRREAAKYAVIQGQLFRKGLNQPLLKCLRPDQTDYVLREVHEGCCGHHIGGKALASKLIRAGYYWPSMMADSKEFVKKCVKCQQNANFARAPASELSLLTTSRPFSQWGVDLLGPFPVGPGQVKYLIVAIDYYTKWIEAEPLATISSSNCRKFMWRQVITRFGIPEVVISDNGTQFTDKKFTEFLNGLGIRQRFSSVEHPQTNGQVESANKVILSGLKKRLDNKKGAWADELAAVLWSYRTTEQSSTKETPFRLTYGVDAVIPVEVGEPSPRLLLKGVEEAIEKDLIDETREMAHLTETALKQRMALRYNTKVIKREFEPNDLVLRRNDIGPPTPREGKLAANWEGPYRIKKVMGKGAFKLERLDGKEVPRTWNADNLRRFYS from the coding sequence ATGGAAGCCGTGCTGGGCCCCGGGGACCAAGCTCGAGCAATTGGAGCGGAGGGGGCAGCCTCCGTTGCCTCACTAAGGGGGCGGCGGAGGTCCCCCCAACAACACGCGAGAACACGACCCTTCGGGGGAACGGGTGGCGACAACGCCAtaataatgcaggagctacgCCACAGAGTCCAAAACCTAGAACGACAGCTGGCTGACCGGGAGCGGGACGGACAATTTACCGACCCAAGCTATACCCCGTCTCCCGGGAGCGAGGAGGAGGACTCTCACAGAAGCCGCCCGCGGCGTACATCCGCATCCCGGACGGAAGCGGAGAGCACGCGGGAGGAATCACCTGTAAGAAGAAGACGAAATGACACGATCATCTACTCCCGCGGCAGAACGACCCGCCGAGCGACAAGAGGTCGCGAAGACGGGGAAGGGAGATCTGACAGAACAAGACAACCTGTGATAATGGGCGTCACCCCGTTCCACCGATCTATCCTCGAGGTCCGGTTGCCGAAACACttcgacaaaccaacggacatgaggtatgaCGGAACTCAAGACCCTCTGGAACACCTCACGACCTTTGAGGCCAGGATGAACCTAGAGGGAGTAGGGGACGAAGTAAGATGCCGCGCCTTCCCGGTAACCCTAGCAGGACCAGCGATCAGATGGTTTAACGGCCTCCCTCAAAGTTCCATCTACAATTTCTCAGACATCAGCCGTGCATTCCTTGCCCAATTTACAACGCGGATAGCAAAGGCCAAGCACCCCATCAACCTTCTTGGGGTAACCCAGAGACAAGGAGAGCCGACCAGGAGGTACCTAGATCGGTTCAACGATGAATGCTTGGAAATCGACGGCTTAACCGACTCGGTGGCTAGTCTCTGCCTAACAAACGGCCTCCTCAACGAGAACTTCCGAAAACACCTCACCACGAAACCGGTTTGGACAATGCTTGAAATCCAGACGGTGGCCAAGGAGTACATAAACGACGAGGAAGTCAGCCGAGTCGTGGCTGCCAATAAGCGGCAGTCCGGTTACAGCCAAGCCCGGCAGTCCGGTGGGGACGGTGAAAGAGCAAAAGAAAAGGCCAGGGAGGAGGCATCAAACAAAGCATCTAGGCCGTTCCCTCGAGTCAGAAAATTCACTAATTACACTCCACTCACTCTCCCCATCGTGGAAGTTTATCAGCAAATAGCTGAGAAGGGAATTCTTCCGAAGCCTCGACCACTTAAGGACCGTACAGGAGGAAACAAGAACCTTTATTGTGATTACCACAAGGGTTATGGCCATCAAACACAGGACTGTTTTGACCTGAAGGACGCACTGGAACAAGCGATAAGGGAAGGAAAGTTAGCAGCGTTCTCCCATCTCATCAGGGAGCCGAGAAGACGTTATCGCGATCAAGACGAGGAAGGCAAGACCCGTTCGGCCAAGCGGCGACAGGAACCCGAGGACAGAGACCACGGCCTCACTGTGATAAACGTGGTAACGGCAAAAAACGCTGCACCAAAATCCCGGTCGGCACACAAGAAAGACGCTAAGGTTCTGGCGATCTCATCCCCGCCGGTGCAAAGCTCTAAAAAACCTCCGTCCATTTCTTTCGGCCCGGAAGACCAGTGGTTCAGCGACGCCCCGGAAAACCCCCCCATGGTCATAACGGCCAGAGTGGGAACCGGCCTCGTCAAACGGATCCTTGTCGACACAGGAGCTGATTCAAATATCATGTTCCGCAACGTGTTTGACGCGCTAGGGCTAAAGGATGCCGACCTGACGACTCACCAGCACGGGGTTATCGGGTTAGGCGACCACTTCATCAAACCGGACGGAGTCATATCCCTACCAATCTCGGTGGGGCAAATCCAAGGCCGAAGATCGGCGATGGCCGAGTTCGTAATCCTCCGAGATTCCACTGCCTACAACATCATCTTGGGAAGAAAAACAATCAACGATTTCGAAGCCATAATCAACACCAAACTGCTAGTTATAAAGTTCGTTACCGATGACGGATCCATAGGCACCATAAGGGGAGACCTCGAGACGGCAGTCGCTTGTGACAACGCCAGCCTCTCCCTTCGAAAGAAGTCCAAGGAAGCATCCGGCGTGTTCCTAGCCGACCTTGATGCCAGAGTAGAGGACAAGCCGAGGCCAGAACCAGAAGGGGACTTGGAGAAGTTTAGAATCGGTGACGAAGAGGAAAAGTTCACATTCGTTAACAAGAACCTCCCACATGAGCTGAAGGAACCTTTGATCGAAATGATAAGGGCCAACAGGGACTTGTTCGCCTGGACACCAGctgacatgccgggcatagatccAAAAATCATCTCACATCATCTAGCCCTCAAGGCGGAAGCACGCCCAGTGGCTCAACGAATGAGAAAGATGTCGGCGGAAAGAGCAGAGGAGGTAGCCAAGCAAACGGCCAGCCTCCTAGAAGCAGGCTTCATACGGGAAGTAGACTACTCGACATGGCTCTCGAATGTGGTATTGGTGAGAAAACACAACGGCAGGTGGAGAATGTGCGTGGACTACTCTGACCTTAACAAAGCATGCCCCAAAGATTGCTTCCCCCTCCCCAACATAGATGCACTCGTCGACGCTGCGGCGGGATATCGGTATCTGagtttcatggacgcctactccggttacaatcagataccgatgcaccgtCCCGACGAGGACAAGACGGCGTTCATAACGCCAGGAGGAACTTTCTGTTATAAGGTAATGCCATTCGGCTTGAAAAATGCAGGGGCAACatatcaaaggctgatgaacaggATATTCCACGACCTCATAGGAAAAACAGTTGAAGTTTACGTGGACGACATCCTAGCAAAAACAACACGACCTGACGACCTCTTGAACGACCTGGCAAGTGTATTTGCGTCCCTCCGTCAACACGGTATGAGGCTGAACCCCCTCAAGTGCGCCTTCGCCATGGAAGCCGACAAGTTCCTGGGATTTATGATAACTCAGAGAGGGGTGGAAGCTAACCCGGAGAAATGCCAGGCAATACTCCAGATGAAGAGCCCGGGTTGCATTAAGGACGTCCAGAGGTTGGCAGGACGATTGACCTCATTATCCCGATTTCTCGGAGCTTCGGCGACGAAGGCCCTGCCATTCTTTAACCTCATGAAGAAAGGGATGGCGTTTGAGTGGACACCCGCATGTGAAGAGGCCTTTCAGCACTTCAAGGAAATCCTGGTGGCACCTCCCGTTCTCGGGAAGCCAAAGGACGGGGAACCACTATACCTATACCTCGCTATAACAAGCGAAGCCCTGGCCGCAGTTCTGGTACGGGAGGACGGGAAAGCTCAACAACCAGTCTATTTCATAAGCAGGGCCCTACAAGGGGCAGAATTAAGGTATAGCAAgttggaaaagctagccttggcACTCCTAACTTCCTCAAGAAGGTTAAAACAGTACTTCCAGAGTCACCAAGTCGTCGTCAGAACGGACCAAGGGATCCGGCAAGTTCTCCAAAAACCCGATCTGGCGGGAAGAATGATGACTTGGTCCATCGAACTCTCCCAATACGACATACGGTACGAGCCCCGGCAAGCCATCAAAGCGCAGGCTATGGCGGATTTTCTAGTCGAAGTGACGGGAGACCCAAGCGAAGAAGTGGGTacacggtggaagctccatGTGGACGGAGCCTCCAACCAGACCTTCGGAGGTGCCGGGATCATCCTAGAAAGCCCGATTGGGGTTGTATACGAACAGTCGGTCAGATTCGAGTTTCCCATCtcgaacaaccaggcagaatacgaagccctCATAGGAGGCTTAGCCCTAGCGGCAGAAGTCGGCGCAAGAAGACTCGAAATATGCAGCGATTCCCAAGTCGTCACTTCCCAAGTAAACGgtagctaccaagccaaagaccccTTGCTacagaagtacttggaaaaGGTTAAAAGTTTGAGCCAAAAGTTCGAAGAGGTCACGGTCCACCACGTACCTAGAGAAAGGAACACACGGGCAGACCTCCTATCAAAGCTGGCCAGCACAAAGCCAGGGGAAGGGAACCGGTCTCTCATCCAAGGCATGACAAGAGAACCGGCAATCACATTGCACATGACAACCCTAGGTCTTTCCTGGCTAGACCCCATCACCAACTTCCTAGAACACGGCAAACTCCCTAGTGAGGAAAAGGATGCGGCGAAATTGAGGAGGGAAGCGGCCAAATACGCCGTCATTCAAGGACAGCTGTTCAGGAAGGGGCTCAACCAGCCCCTACTGAAGTGCCTGCGCCCCGACCAGACGGACTACGTCCTCAGAGAAGTCCATGAGGGCTGCTGTGGGCACCACATCGGAGGTAAGGCCTTAGCAAGTAAACTAATCCGAGCTGGATATTACTGGCCGTCGATGATGGCGGATTCCAAGGAGTTTGTCAAAAAATGCGTCAAGTGCCAACAGAACGCCAACTTCGCCAGGGCGCCGGCCTCAGAGTTAAGCTTGCTAACGACCTCCCGACCATTTTCTCAATGGGGAGTCGACCTCTTAGGGCCCTTCCCAGTCGGCCCCGGGCAAGTCAAGTACCTCATAGTCGCGATTgactactacaccaaatggataGAAGCCGAACCACTGGCTACCATATCCTCGTCCAATTGCAGGAAATTCATGTGGAGGCAGGTAATAACGCGATTCGGTATACCGGAAGTCGTCATCTCAGACAACGGCACGCAGTTTACCGACAAGAAGTTCACAGAGTTTCTCAACGGCCTGGGTATAAGGCAAAGATTCTCCTCGGTAGAACACCCTCAGACAAACGGGCAAGTAGAGTCCGCCAATAAGGTCATCCTTTCGGGGCTAAAAAAGAGGTTGGACAATAAAAAGGGCGCTTGGGCCGACGAACTCGCAGCGGTCCTCTGGTCCTACCGAACAACCGAACAATCCTCCACTAAGGAAACTCCTTTCCGACTAACGTACGGGGTAGATGCGGTAATACCCGTAGAAGTCGGAGAGCCGAGCCCGCGGTTGCTTTTGAAAGGagtggaggaagccatagaAAAGGACCTGATAGATGAAACCAGGGAAATGGCCCATCTGACAGAAACGGCGCTAAAACAAAGAATGGCTCTGCGCTACAACACCAAAGTGATCAAGAGGGAATTTGAGCCAAACGACCTCGTCTTGAGGCGAAATGATATCGGCCCACCGACCCCCAGAGAAGGCAAGCTAGCGGCGAACTGGGAAGGCCCCTACAGAATCAAAAAAGTGATGGGAAAAGGAGCATTCAAGTTGGAAAGGCTTGACGGCAAAGAGGTCCCGAGAACATGGAACGCGGACAACCTAAGAAGGTTCTACTCCTAG